A single region of the Tigriopus californicus strain San Diego chromosome 8, Tcal_SD_v2.1, whole genome shotgun sequence genome encodes:
- the LOC131884873 gene encoding protein tramtrack, beta isoform-like — translation MTAFDPPHYLLKWTDFQYSLLNALDSLRNEPSFIDVTLSCGGHKYGAHRVLLAASSPYFKDLFQDNVGSHPIIILRETSPKDLAAILEFMYNGQVNVPQEQVQSLLKTATDLQIKGLAQYQDAPGKKGPPALGPGGNGAGSLGPISQIPEMEPHEVNHEEVVMDFNEPKLEPDLTDPLPITVFPLHNKKNHTRPLRNNLTNPAHDGMTPSFPSSKGPGILACGYCGKTFKRRNGLLDHEHMHKGTTICHICQRVCSTRGNLKQHLLKKHNFTSP, via the exons ATGACGGCCTTTGATCCTCCTCATTACTTGCTGAAATGGACGGATTTCCAGTATTCCCTACTCAACGCTTTAGATTCGTTGAGAAACGAACCCAGCTTCATTGACGTGACATTGAGTTGTGGCGGGCACAAATACGGCGCTCACCGGGTCCTCTTGGCCGCATCCAGCCCTTACTTCAAAGACCTGTTCCAAGACAATGTGGGTTCGCACCCGATTATCATCCTCAGAGAGACCTCACCCAAGGATTTGGCAGCGATCTTAGAGTTCATGTACAATGGACAAGTCAATGTGCCGCAAGAACAAgttcaatctcttttgaagACGGCCACTGACCTACAAATTAAGGGATTAGCCCAGTACCAGGACGCACCCGGCAAGAAAGGCCCGCCCGCTTTGGGTCCGGGGGGGAATGGAGCGGGAAGTTTAGGACCCATAAGTCAGATCCCGGAGATGGAACCGCACGAGGTCAATCATGAAGAGGTGGTCATGGATTTTAATGAACCCAAGTTGGAACCCGACCTAACAG ATCCGTTACCGATCACAGTATTCCCGCtccataacaaaaaaaatcacaccCGACCTCTGCGCAACAACTTGACCAACCCCGCCCATGATGGCATGACCCCAAGTTTCCCATCGTCTAAAGGCCCGGGGATATTAGCGTGCGGCTACTGCGGCAAGACATTCAAACGGAGGAACGGCTTGTTGGATCACGAACACATGCACAAAGGAACCACTATTTGCCATATTTGCCAACGAGTTTGTTCCACCCGAGGGAACCTCAAACAGCATCTTCTTAAAAAGCACAATTTCACGTCGCCATGA